From Mustela erminea isolate mMusErm1 chromosome 1, mMusErm1.Pri, whole genome shotgun sequence, a single genomic window includes:
- the LOC116588183 gene encoding endothelin-converting enzyme 2 isoform X4 has protein sequence MNVALRELGGGGNVGFRKRTRDFLGSHTQLELVLASVSLLLAALLLGCLVALGVQYHRDPSHSTCLTEACIRVAGKILESLDRGVSPCEDFYQFSCGGWIQRNPLPDGRSRWNTFNSLWDQNQAILKHLLENTTFNSSSEAERKTQRFYLSCLQVERIEDLGAQPLRDLIDKIGGWNITGPWDQDNFMEVLKAVAGTYRATPFFTVYVSADSKSSNSNVIQVDQSGLFLPSRDYYLNRTANEKVLTAYLDYMEELGMLLGGRPDSTREQMRQVLELEVQLANITVPQDQRRDEEKIYHKMSIAELQGLAPSVNWLEFLSFLLSPLELGDSEPVVVYGTDYLQQVSELINHTEPSILNNYLIWNLVQKTTSSLDHRFESAQEKLLETLYGTKKSCTPRWQTCISNTDDALGFALGSLFVKATFDRQSKEIAEGMISEIRTAFEEALGQLVWMDEKTRQAAKEKADAIYDMIGFPDFILEPKELDDIYDGYEVSEDSFFQNMLNLYNFSAKVMADQLRKPPSRDQWSMTPQTVNAYYLPTKNEIVFPAGILQAPFYTRNHPKALNFGGIGVVMGHELTHAFDDQGREYDKEGNLRPWWQNESLAAFRNHTACMEEQYSQYQVHGERLNGRQTLGENIADNGGLKAAYNAYKAWLRKHGEEQRLPAVGLTNHQLFFVGFAQVWCSVRTPESSHEGLVTDPHSPARFRVLGTLSNSRDFLRHFGCPVGSPMNPGQLCEVW, from the exons ATGAATGTCGCGCTGCGCGAGCTAGGCGGCGGCGGCAAC GTGGGATTCCGGAAGAGGACAAGAGACTTCTTGGGTTCCCACACCCAGTTGGAGTTGGTCTTAGCATCTGTCTCCCTACTGCTTGCTGCACTGCTGCTGGGCTGCTTAGTGGCCCTGGGGGTCCAGTACCACAGAG ACCCATCCCACAGCACTTGCCTCACAGAGGCCTGCATTCGAGTGGCTGGAAaaatcctggagtccctggaccGTGGGGTAAGTCCGTGTGAGGACTTTTACCAGTTTTCCTGTGGAGGCTGGATTCAGAGAAATCCTCTGCCTGATGGGCGTTCTCGCTGGAACACCTTCAACAGCCTCTGGGACCAGAACCAGGCCATCCTGAAGCACCTGCTGG AAAACACCACGTTCAACTCCAGCAGCGAAGCTGAGCGGAAGACACAGCGTTTCTACCTCTCCTGCCTGCAGGTGGAGCGCATTGAAGACCTGGGAGCCCAGCCACTTCGAGACCTCATTGACAAG ATCGGTGGTTGGAACATTACCGGGCCCTGGGACCAGGACAACTTCATGGAAGTGCTGAAGGCAGTAGCAGGGACCTACAGGGCCACCCCTTTCTTCACGGTGTATGTCAGTGCTGACTCCAAGAGTTCCAACAGCAATGTTATCCAG GTGGACCAATCTGGGCTCTTTCTCCCCTCTCGAGATTACTACCTAAACAGGACCGCCAATGAGAAA GTCCTCACTGCCTACCTGGACTACATGGAGGAACTGGGGATGCTGCTGGGTGGACGCCCAGACTCCACGCGGGAGCAGATGCGGCAGGTGCTGGAGCTGGAGGTCCAGCTGGCCAACATCACCGTGCCCCAGGACCAGAGGCGGGATGAGGAGAAGATCTACCACAAGATGAGCATCGCGGAACTGCAG GGCCTGGCACCCTCCGTGAACTGGCTGGAGTTTCTGTCTTTCCTGCTGTCACCACTGGAGCTGGGTGACTCTGAGCCCGTGGTGGTGTATGGGACGGATTATTTGCAGCAGGTGTCAGAGCTCATCAACCACACAGAACCAAG CATCCTGAACAATTACCTGATTTGGAACCTGGTACAGAAGACAACCTCAAGCCTGGACCATCGCTTTGAGTCTGCACAGGAGAAACTGCTGGAGACCCTCTATGGCACCAAGAAG TCCTGCACGCCAAGGTGGCAGACCTGCATCTCCAACACGGACGACGCACTTGGCTTCGCTTTGGGCTCCCTCTTTGTGAAGGCCACGTTTGACCGGCAAAGCAAGGAAATC GCTGAAGGGATGATCAGCGAGATCAGGACAGCCTTCGAGGAGGCCCTGGGGCAGCTGGTTTGGATGGACGAGAAGACCCGCCAGGCAGCCAAGGAGAAA GCGGACGCTATATATGATATGATTGGTTTCCCGGACTTCATCCTGGAGCCCAAAGAGCTGGATGATATTTATGATGGG TATGAAGTTTCTGAAGATTCCTTCTTCCAGAACATGTTGAATTTGTACAATTTCTCTGCTAAGGTGATGGCTGACCAGCTCCGCAAGCCTCCCAGCCGGGACCA GTGGAGCATGACCCCCCAGACAGTGAATGCCTACTACCTTCCAACCAAGAACGAAATCGTCTTCCCTGCCGGCATCCTGCAGGCCCCCTTCTATACCCGTAACCACCCCAA GGCCCTGAACTTTGGTGGCATCGGTGTGGTGATGGGCCATGAGCTGACACATGCCTTTGATGACCAAG GGCGCGAATATGACAAGGAAGGGAACCTGCGGCCCTGGTGGCAGAATGAGTCCCTGGCGGCCTTCCGGAACCACACAGCCTGCATGGAGGAGCAGTACAGCCAGTACCAAGTCCACGGGGAGAGGCTCAACGGCCGCCAGACGCTAGGGGAGAACATTGCTGACAATGGGGGACTTAAGGCTGCCTATAAT GCTTACAAAGCGTGGCTGAGGAAGCACGGGGAGGAGCAGCGCTTGCCAGCTGTGGGGCTCACCAATCACCAGCTCTTCTTTGTGGGATTTGCCCAG GTGTGGTGCTCAGTCCGCACACCCGAGAGCTCTCACGAGGGGCTGGTGACCGACCCCCACAGCCCTGCCCGCTTCCGTGTGCTGGGCACTCTCTCCAACTCCCGTGACTTCCTACGGCACTTCGGCTGCCCTGTTGGCTCCCCCATGAACCCAGGGCAGCTGTGTGAGGTGTGGTag
- the LOC116588183 gene encoding endothelin-converting enzyme 2 isoform X10, producing MASPPASTPPTEIPEQNCRYCEVQYWDQRYRNAADSAPYEWFGDFSAFRALLEPELRPEDRILVLGCGNSALSYELFLGGFPDVTSVDYSSVVVAAMQTRYAHVPSLRWETMDVRALGFPSGSFDVVLEKGTLDALLAGEQDPWNVSSEGVHTVDQVLSEMMEYKRTTLREEDAPETPVEGGASPDAVEVGFRKRTRDFLGSHTQLELVLASVSLLLAALLLGCLVALGVQYHRDPSHSTCLTEACIRVAGKILESLDRGVSPCEDFYQFSCGGWIQRNPLPDGRSRWNTFNSLWDQNQAILKHLLENTTFNSSSEAERKTQRFYLSCLQVERIEDLGAQPLRDLIDKIGGWNITGPWDQDNFMEVLKAVAGTYRATPFFTVYVSADSKSSNSNVIQVDQSGLFLPSRDYYLNRTANEKVLTAYLDYMEELGMLLGGRPDSTREQMRQVLELEVQLANITVPQDQRRDEEKIYHKMSIAELQGLAPSVNWLEFLSFLLSPLELGDSEPVVVYGTDYLQQVSELINHTEPSILNNYLIWNLVQKTTSSLDHRFESAQEKLLETLYGTKKSCTPRWQTCISNTDDALGFALGSLFVKATFDRQSKEIAEGMISEIRTAFEEALGQLVWMDEKTRQAAKEKADAIYDMIGFPDFILEPKELDDIYDGYEVSEDSFFQNMLNLYNFSAKVMADQLRKPPSRDQWSMTPQTVNAYYLPTKNEIVFPAGILQAPFYTRNHPKALNFGGIGVVMGHELTHAFDDQGREYDKEGNLRPWWQNESLAAFRNHTACMEEQYSQYQVHGERLNGRQTLGENIADNGGLKAAYNAYKAWLRKHGEEQRLPAVGLTNHQLFFVGFAQVWCSVRTPESSHEGLVTDPHSPARFRVLGTLSNSRDFLRHFGCPVGSPMNPGQLCEVW from the exons GCTGTGGGAACAGTGCCCTGAGCTACGAGCTGTTCCTTGGAGGCTTCCCTGATGTGACCAGTGTGGACTATTCATCAGTAGTGGTGGCTGCAATGCAGACTCGCTATGCCCATGTGCCCTCGCTGCGCTGGGAGACCATGGATGTGCGGGCCCTGGGCTTCCCCAGTGGCTCCTTCGACGTGGTGCTCGAGAAGGGCACGCTGGATGCCCTGTTAGCTGGAGAACAAGATCCCTGGAATGTGTCTTCTGAGGGTGTCCACACCGTGGACCAGGTGCTAAGTGAG ATGATGGAGTACAAACGGACCACGCTGCGGGAGGAAGACGCACCTGAGACCCCCGTAGAGGGCGGGGCCTCCCCGGACGCTGTGGAG GTGGGATTCCGGAAGAGGACAAGAGACTTCTTGGGTTCCCACACCCAGTTGGAGTTGGTCTTAGCATCTGTCTCCCTACTGCTTGCTGCACTGCTGCTGGGCTGCTTAGTGGCCCTGGGGGTCCAGTACCACAGAG ACCCATCCCACAGCACTTGCCTCACAGAGGCCTGCATTCGAGTGGCTGGAAaaatcctggagtccctggaccGTGGGGTAAGTCCGTGTGAGGACTTTTACCAGTTTTCCTGTGGAGGCTGGATTCAGAGAAATCCTCTGCCTGATGGGCGTTCTCGCTGGAACACCTTCAACAGCCTCTGGGACCAGAACCAGGCCATCCTGAAGCACCTGCTGG AAAACACCACGTTCAACTCCAGCAGCGAAGCTGAGCGGAAGACACAGCGTTTCTACCTCTCCTGCCTGCAGGTGGAGCGCATTGAAGACCTGGGAGCCCAGCCACTTCGAGACCTCATTGACAAG ATCGGTGGTTGGAACATTACCGGGCCCTGGGACCAGGACAACTTCATGGAAGTGCTGAAGGCAGTAGCAGGGACCTACAGGGCCACCCCTTTCTTCACGGTGTATGTCAGTGCTGACTCCAAGAGTTCCAACAGCAATGTTATCCAG GTGGACCAATCTGGGCTCTTTCTCCCCTCTCGAGATTACTACCTAAACAGGACCGCCAATGAGAAA GTCCTCACTGCCTACCTGGACTACATGGAGGAACTGGGGATGCTGCTGGGTGGACGCCCAGACTCCACGCGGGAGCAGATGCGGCAGGTGCTGGAGCTGGAGGTCCAGCTGGCCAACATCACCGTGCCCCAGGACCAGAGGCGGGATGAGGAGAAGATCTACCACAAGATGAGCATCGCGGAACTGCAG GGCCTGGCACCCTCCGTGAACTGGCTGGAGTTTCTGTCTTTCCTGCTGTCACCACTGGAGCTGGGTGACTCTGAGCCCGTGGTGGTGTATGGGACGGATTATTTGCAGCAGGTGTCAGAGCTCATCAACCACACAGAACCAAG CATCCTGAACAATTACCTGATTTGGAACCTGGTACAGAAGACAACCTCAAGCCTGGACCATCGCTTTGAGTCTGCACAGGAGAAACTGCTGGAGACCCTCTATGGCACCAAGAAG TCCTGCACGCCAAGGTGGCAGACCTGCATCTCCAACACGGACGACGCACTTGGCTTCGCTTTGGGCTCCCTCTTTGTGAAGGCCACGTTTGACCGGCAAAGCAAGGAAATC GCTGAAGGGATGATCAGCGAGATCAGGACAGCCTTCGAGGAGGCCCTGGGGCAGCTGGTTTGGATGGACGAGAAGACCCGCCAGGCAGCCAAGGAGAAA GCGGACGCTATATATGATATGATTGGTTTCCCGGACTTCATCCTGGAGCCCAAAGAGCTGGATGATATTTATGATGGG TATGAAGTTTCTGAAGATTCCTTCTTCCAGAACATGTTGAATTTGTACAATTTCTCTGCTAAGGTGATGGCTGACCAGCTCCGCAAGCCTCCCAGCCGGGACCA GTGGAGCATGACCCCCCAGACAGTGAATGCCTACTACCTTCCAACCAAGAACGAAATCGTCTTCCCTGCCGGCATCCTGCAGGCCCCCTTCTATACCCGTAACCACCCCAA GGCCCTGAACTTTGGTGGCATCGGTGTGGTGATGGGCCATGAGCTGACACATGCCTTTGATGACCAAG GGCGCGAATATGACAAGGAAGGGAACCTGCGGCCCTGGTGGCAGAATGAGTCCCTGGCGGCCTTCCGGAACCACACAGCCTGCATGGAGGAGCAGTACAGCCAGTACCAAGTCCACGGGGAGAGGCTCAACGGCCGCCAGACGCTAGGGGAGAACATTGCTGACAATGGGGGACTTAAGGCTGCCTATAAT GCTTACAAAGCGTGGCTGAGGAAGCACGGGGAGGAGCAGCGCTTGCCAGCTGTGGGGCTCACCAATCACCAGCTCTTCTTTGTGGGATTTGCCCAG GTGTGGTGCTCAGTCCGCACACCCGAGAGCTCTCACGAGGGGCTGGTGACCGACCCCCACAGCCCTGCCCGCTTCCGTGTGCTGGGCACTCTCTCCAACTCCCGTGACTTCCTACGGCACTTCGGCTGCCCTGTTGGCTCCCCCATGAACCCAGGGCAGCTGTGTGAGGTGTGGTag
- the LOC116588183 gene encoding endothelin-converting enzyme 2 isoform X1, translating to MNVALRELGGGGNMMEYKRTTLREEDAPETPVEGGASPDAVEVGFRKRTRDFLGSHTQLELVLASVSLLLAALLLGCLVALGVQYHRDPSHSTCLTEACIRVAGKILESLDRGVSPCEDFYQFSCGGWIQRNPLPDGRSRWNTFNSLWDQNQAILKHLLENTTFNSSSEAERKTQRFYLSCLQVERIEDLGAQPLRDLIDKIGGWNITGPWDQDNFMEVLKAVAGTYRATPFFTVYVSADSKSSNSNVIQVDQSGLFLPSRDYYLNRTANEKVLTAYLDYMEELGMLLGGRPDSTREQMRQVLELEVQLANITVPQDQRRDEEKIYHKMSIAELQGLAPSVNWLEFLSFLLSPLELGDSEPVVVYGTDYLQQVSELINHTEPSILNNYLIWNLVQKTTSSLDHRFESAQEKLLETLYGTKKSCTPRWQTCISNTDDALGFALGSLFVKATFDRQSKEIAEGMISEIRTAFEEALGQLVWMDEKTRQAAKEKADAIYDMIGFPDFILEPKELDDIYDGYEVSEDSFFQNMLNLYNFSAKVMADQLRKPPSRDQWSMTPQTVNAYYLPTKNEIVFPAGILQAPFYTRNHPKALNFGGIGVVMGHELTHAFDDQGREYDKEGNLRPWWQNESLAAFRNHTACMEEQYSQYQVHGERLNGRQTLGENIADNGGLKAAYNAYKAWLRKHGEEQRLPAVGLTNHQLFFVGFAQVWCSVRTPESSHEGLVTDPHSPARFRVLGTLSNSRDFLRHFGCPVGSPMNPGQLCEVW from the exons ATGAATGTCGCGCTGCGCGAGCTAGGCGGCGGCGGCAAC ATGATGGAGTACAAACGGACCACGCTGCGGGAGGAAGACGCACCTGAGACCCCCGTAGAGGGCGGGGCCTCCCCGGACGCTGTGGAG GTGGGATTCCGGAAGAGGACAAGAGACTTCTTGGGTTCCCACACCCAGTTGGAGTTGGTCTTAGCATCTGTCTCCCTACTGCTTGCTGCACTGCTGCTGGGCTGCTTAGTGGCCCTGGGGGTCCAGTACCACAGAG ACCCATCCCACAGCACTTGCCTCACAGAGGCCTGCATTCGAGTGGCTGGAAaaatcctggagtccctggaccGTGGGGTAAGTCCGTGTGAGGACTTTTACCAGTTTTCCTGTGGAGGCTGGATTCAGAGAAATCCTCTGCCTGATGGGCGTTCTCGCTGGAACACCTTCAACAGCCTCTGGGACCAGAACCAGGCCATCCTGAAGCACCTGCTGG AAAACACCACGTTCAACTCCAGCAGCGAAGCTGAGCGGAAGACACAGCGTTTCTACCTCTCCTGCCTGCAGGTGGAGCGCATTGAAGACCTGGGAGCCCAGCCACTTCGAGACCTCATTGACAAG ATCGGTGGTTGGAACATTACCGGGCCCTGGGACCAGGACAACTTCATGGAAGTGCTGAAGGCAGTAGCAGGGACCTACAGGGCCACCCCTTTCTTCACGGTGTATGTCAGTGCTGACTCCAAGAGTTCCAACAGCAATGTTATCCAG GTGGACCAATCTGGGCTCTTTCTCCCCTCTCGAGATTACTACCTAAACAGGACCGCCAATGAGAAA GTCCTCACTGCCTACCTGGACTACATGGAGGAACTGGGGATGCTGCTGGGTGGACGCCCAGACTCCACGCGGGAGCAGATGCGGCAGGTGCTGGAGCTGGAGGTCCAGCTGGCCAACATCACCGTGCCCCAGGACCAGAGGCGGGATGAGGAGAAGATCTACCACAAGATGAGCATCGCGGAACTGCAG GGCCTGGCACCCTCCGTGAACTGGCTGGAGTTTCTGTCTTTCCTGCTGTCACCACTGGAGCTGGGTGACTCTGAGCCCGTGGTGGTGTATGGGACGGATTATTTGCAGCAGGTGTCAGAGCTCATCAACCACACAGAACCAAG CATCCTGAACAATTACCTGATTTGGAACCTGGTACAGAAGACAACCTCAAGCCTGGACCATCGCTTTGAGTCTGCACAGGAGAAACTGCTGGAGACCCTCTATGGCACCAAGAAG TCCTGCACGCCAAGGTGGCAGACCTGCATCTCCAACACGGACGACGCACTTGGCTTCGCTTTGGGCTCCCTCTTTGTGAAGGCCACGTTTGACCGGCAAAGCAAGGAAATC GCTGAAGGGATGATCAGCGAGATCAGGACAGCCTTCGAGGAGGCCCTGGGGCAGCTGGTTTGGATGGACGAGAAGACCCGCCAGGCAGCCAAGGAGAAA GCGGACGCTATATATGATATGATTGGTTTCCCGGACTTCATCCTGGAGCCCAAAGAGCTGGATGATATTTATGATGGG TATGAAGTTTCTGAAGATTCCTTCTTCCAGAACATGTTGAATTTGTACAATTTCTCTGCTAAGGTGATGGCTGACCAGCTCCGCAAGCCTCCCAGCCGGGACCA GTGGAGCATGACCCCCCAGACAGTGAATGCCTACTACCTTCCAACCAAGAACGAAATCGTCTTCCCTGCCGGCATCCTGCAGGCCCCCTTCTATACCCGTAACCACCCCAA GGCCCTGAACTTTGGTGGCATCGGTGTGGTGATGGGCCATGAGCTGACACATGCCTTTGATGACCAAG GGCGCGAATATGACAAGGAAGGGAACCTGCGGCCCTGGTGGCAGAATGAGTCCCTGGCGGCCTTCCGGAACCACACAGCCTGCATGGAGGAGCAGTACAGCCAGTACCAAGTCCACGGGGAGAGGCTCAACGGCCGCCAGACGCTAGGGGAGAACATTGCTGACAATGGGGGACTTAAGGCTGCCTATAAT GCTTACAAAGCGTGGCTGAGGAAGCACGGGGAGGAGCAGCGCTTGCCAGCTGTGGGGCTCACCAATCACCAGCTCTTCTTTGTGGGATTTGCCCAG GTGTGGTGCTCAGTCCGCACACCCGAGAGCTCTCACGAGGGGCTGGTGACCGACCCCCACAGCCCTGCCCGCTTCCGTGTGCTGGGCACTCTCTCCAACTCCCGTGACTTCCTACGGCACTTCGGCTGCCCTGTTGGCTCCCCCATGAACCCAGGGCAGCTGTGTGAGGTGTGGTag
- the LOC116588183 gene encoding endothelin-converting enzyme 2 isoform X5, producing the protein MWVNPRVLLCVGFRKRTRDFLGSHTQLELVLASVSLLLAALLLGCLVALGVQYHRDPSHSTCLTEACIRVAGKILESLDRGVSPCEDFYQFSCGGWIQRNPLPDGRSRWNTFNSLWDQNQAILKHLLENTTFNSSSEAERKTQRFYLSCLQVERIEDLGAQPLRDLIDKIGGWNITGPWDQDNFMEVLKAVAGTYRATPFFTVYVSADSKSSNSNVIQVDQSGLFLPSRDYYLNRTANEKVLTAYLDYMEELGMLLGGRPDSTREQMRQVLELEVQLANITVPQDQRRDEEKIYHKMSIAELQGLAPSVNWLEFLSFLLSPLELGDSEPVVVYGTDYLQQVSELINHTEPSILNNYLIWNLVQKTTSSLDHRFESAQEKLLETLYGTKKSCTPRWQTCISNTDDALGFALGSLFVKATFDRQSKEIAEGMISEIRTAFEEALGQLVWMDEKTRQAAKEKADAIYDMIGFPDFILEPKELDDIYDGYEVSEDSFFQNMLNLYNFSAKVMADQLRKPPSRDQWSMTPQTVNAYYLPTKNEIVFPAGILQAPFYTRNHPKALNFGGIGVVMGHELTHAFDDQGREYDKEGNLRPWWQNESLAAFRNHTACMEEQYSQYQVHGERLNGRQTLGENIADNGGLKAAYNAYKAWLRKHGEEQRLPAVGLTNHQLFFVGFAQVWCSVRTPESSHEGLVTDPHSPARFRVLGTLSNSRDFLRHFGCPVGSPMNPGQLCEVW; encoded by the exons ATGTGGGTCAACCCCCGAGTCCTGCTCTGT GTGGGATTCCGGAAGAGGACAAGAGACTTCTTGGGTTCCCACACCCAGTTGGAGTTGGTCTTAGCATCTGTCTCCCTACTGCTTGCTGCACTGCTGCTGGGCTGCTTAGTGGCCCTGGGGGTCCAGTACCACAGAG ACCCATCCCACAGCACTTGCCTCACAGAGGCCTGCATTCGAGTGGCTGGAAaaatcctggagtccctggaccGTGGGGTAAGTCCGTGTGAGGACTTTTACCAGTTTTCCTGTGGAGGCTGGATTCAGAGAAATCCTCTGCCTGATGGGCGTTCTCGCTGGAACACCTTCAACAGCCTCTGGGACCAGAACCAGGCCATCCTGAAGCACCTGCTGG AAAACACCACGTTCAACTCCAGCAGCGAAGCTGAGCGGAAGACACAGCGTTTCTACCTCTCCTGCCTGCAGGTGGAGCGCATTGAAGACCTGGGAGCCCAGCCACTTCGAGACCTCATTGACAAG ATCGGTGGTTGGAACATTACCGGGCCCTGGGACCAGGACAACTTCATGGAAGTGCTGAAGGCAGTAGCAGGGACCTACAGGGCCACCCCTTTCTTCACGGTGTATGTCAGTGCTGACTCCAAGAGTTCCAACAGCAATGTTATCCAG GTGGACCAATCTGGGCTCTTTCTCCCCTCTCGAGATTACTACCTAAACAGGACCGCCAATGAGAAA GTCCTCACTGCCTACCTGGACTACATGGAGGAACTGGGGATGCTGCTGGGTGGACGCCCAGACTCCACGCGGGAGCAGATGCGGCAGGTGCTGGAGCTGGAGGTCCAGCTGGCCAACATCACCGTGCCCCAGGACCAGAGGCGGGATGAGGAGAAGATCTACCACAAGATGAGCATCGCGGAACTGCAG GGCCTGGCACCCTCCGTGAACTGGCTGGAGTTTCTGTCTTTCCTGCTGTCACCACTGGAGCTGGGTGACTCTGAGCCCGTGGTGGTGTATGGGACGGATTATTTGCAGCAGGTGTCAGAGCTCATCAACCACACAGAACCAAG CATCCTGAACAATTACCTGATTTGGAACCTGGTACAGAAGACAACCTCAAGCCTGGACCATCGCTTTGAGTCTGCACAGGAGAAACTGCTGGAGACCCTCTATGGCACCAAGAAG TCCTGCACGCCAAGGTGGCAGACCTGCATCTCCAACACGGACGACGCACTTGGCTTCGCTTTGGGCTCCCTCTTTGTGAAGGCCACGTTTGACCGGCAAAGCAAGGAAATC GCTGAAGGGATGATCAGCGAGATCAGGACAGCCTTCGAGGAGGCCCTGGGGCAGCTGGTTTGGATGGACGAGAAGACCCGCCAGGCAGCCAAGGAGAAA GCGGACGCTATATATGATATGATTGGTTTCCCGGACTTCATCCTGGAGCCCAAAGAGCTGGATGATATTTATGATGGG TATGAAGTTTCTGAAGATTCCTTCTTCCAGAACATGTTGAATTTGTACAATTTCTCTGCTAAGGTGATGGCTGACCAGCTCCGCAAGCCTCCCAGCCGGGACCA GTGGAGCATGACCCCCCAGACAGTGAATGCCTACTACCTTCCAACCAAGAACGAAATCGTCTTCCCTGCCGGCATCCTGCAGGCCCCCTTCTATACCCGTAACCACCCCAA GGCCCTGAACTTTGGTGGCATCGGTGTGGTGATGGGCCATGAGCTGACACATGCCTTTGATGACCAAG GGCGCGAATATGACAAGGAAGGGAACCTGCGGCCCTGGTGGCAGAATGAGTCCCTGGCGGCCTTCCGGAACCACACAGCCTGCATGGAGGAGCAGTACAGCCAGTACCAAGTCCACGGGGAGAGGCTCAACGGCCGCCAGACGCTAGGGGAGAACATTGCTGACAATGGGGGACTTAAGGCTGCCTATAAT GCTTACAAAGCGTGGCTGAGGAAGCACGGGGAGGAGCAGCGCTTGCCAGCTGTGGGGCTCACCAATCACCAGCTCTTCTTTGTGGGATTTGCCCAG GTGTGGTGCTCAGTCCGCACACCCGAGAGCTCTCACGAGGGGCTGGTGACCGACCCCCACAGCCCTGCCCGCTTCCGTGTGCTGGGCACTCTCTCCAACTCCCGTGACTTCCTACGGCACTTCGGCTGCCCTGTTGGCTCCCCCATGAACCCAGGGCAGCTGTGTGAGGTGTGGTag